The following are encoded in a window of Herpetosiphonaceae bacterium genomic DNA:
- a CDS encoding amino acid adenylation domain-containing protein, giving the protein MSTLAPDPSIALNTLVELLHWRAHHQPNQLAYRFLLDGEADTVEITYAELDRQARAISTLLPPNVTGQRVLLLYAPGIEYIAAFFGCLYAGAIAVPAYPPQSARMDRTLPRRLRAIVQDAQPLVALTTRAILPIGEALAAHDPIMQRVHWLPTDDLAVEHADEWRMPAIDGAALAFLQYTSGSTATPKGVMLTHGNLLHNSKLIQHGIQSSADSQGVIWLPPYHDMGLIGGILQPLYAGFPVTLMSPLAFLQRPMRWLEAISRYRGTISAGPNFAYDLCARKITPEQRATLDLRSWQVALNGAEPIRPDTLERFTAAFAPAGFRREVFYPCYGLAEATLIVSGGAMPAAPIVRAFASTALERHEVIAPAHEAEARPLVGCGQSLIDQQIAIVNPHTCERSASDEVGEIWVAGPSVAQGYWDRPETTAQTFGARIVGSGDGPFLRTGDLGFLHNGELFVTGRLKDLIIIRGRNHYPQDIELTIEQSHPALRPGCGAAFAIDIDDEERLVVVQEVERQHRRASIDEVAAAVRQAVAEQHEVQIHALVLLKTGSLPKTSSGKIQRHACKEGFLSDTLDVIASSILDETAVVAAPADDLDRETLAALPDDRRQARLVAYLQSQVARVLRIDPAQVQPQQPISALGLDSLGAVELQHTIEASLGVIVSMTSFLQGASPVDLADEIARELGTPGETALALVPNTEEQRLSPGQRALWLLHQLAPDSAAYNIPSAARIRGQIDLAALERAFQQLCDRHPMLRATFSAPRGEPLPHIHEQPVSFTVEDAAGWSEAMLEERLLVESHRPFDLARGPVARVRIFVRSEQEHVLLFVVHHIVADLWSLAVLTEELGLLYAAETQGVSALLPPLHLRYTDYVYWQQRMLAGASGERLWRYWQQQVADAPTVLNLPTDRPRPPVQTYRGGMHAFALSAALTRRIKALAEVERATLYTTLLAAFGVLLYRYTDQDDILIGSPTAGRNRAELASLIGYFVNPIVLRARLAGNPSFQSLLAQVRQTTLDAFEHQDYPFVTLVERLQPIRDLSRSPLFQVMFAWQKAHVRDHEGLTAFALGEPGSRMNVGGLEFESLALEQRVAQFDLSLAMGEAHDRLAASLEYNADLFDAATIERMATHLTTLLDAIVADPTQPIADLPLLGADERAMLLDTWNGTACDIRAACVHSLFEAQAARTPAATAVIYEEHVLSYGELNARANQLAHTLRGLGVGGCPQGETLVGLCVERSLDLMVGVLGVLKAGGAYVPIDPAYPQERIEHILRDAGATLLLTQSQLREDMPTAARVLCLDSDWPTIADKPVQNPANLTMPTNAACVIYTSGSTGRPKGVVIQHDNIANLVASFERSYQPGTDDRMLPLTSLASASFVGEIFPPLCTGGALVLPNTVEALDFELLFTLIARHNVSIVSTVPAMMARLNAQKDALPRLRLILSGGEALALGEIDRLLTTTTIANGYGLTETTICSTFYHLEPDRAYASGNIPIGRPVINTQVYILDRQLQPRPVGQPGELYVGGAGIARGYLHHPDLTAARFVPHPFAAGERLYRTGDLARWLPEGQIEYLGRIDHQVKIRGFRIELGEIEAVLGQHPAVREAVVVVREDTPPAGGHPQKRLVGYVVQEQGNKGTREQKNKDAGALWAWAPGTKNKGTGHAEPETWNAEPETWNVELRTYLKDRLPDYMLPAAFVVLDALPLTPNGKVDRGALPVPDALRPELSADYVAPRSEVERTIAAVWQEALNLPTVGIHDNFFDLGGHSLLLVQVHSKLRESFAELALIDLFRYPTISALTNHLSTSGQAQAVVLDEFQERARKQRETRDRRKRLLSNS; this is encoded by the coding sequence ATGAGCACGTTAGCCCCTGACCCCTCGATCGCTCTCAACACCCTTGTCGAGCTTCTCCACTGGCGCGCACACCACCAGCCCAACCAGCTCGCCTACCGCTTTTTGCTGGATGGAGAGGCCGATACGGTTGAGATCACCTATGCCGAGCTGGATCGACAGGCTCGCGCGATCAGCACGCTGCTCCCGCCGAACGTGACCGGACAGCGCGTGTTATTGCTTTACGCGCCGGGCATCGAGTATATCGCGGCGTTTTTCGGCTGCCTGTACGCCGGAGCGATTGCCGTTCCGGCGTATCCGCCACAGTCGGCGCGGATGGATCGCACGCTGCCGCGACGGCTCCGCGCGATCGTTCAGGATGCGCAGCCGCTCGTCGCGCTGACCACACGGGCGATCCTGCCGATTGGCGAGGCGCTGGCCGCCCACGATCCGATCATGCAGCGCGTGCATTGGCTACCGACTGACGATCTCGCGGTCGAGCACGCGGACGAGTGGCGCATGCCCGCCATCGACGGCGCGGCGCTGGCCTTTTTGCAATACACCTCCGGCTCGACGGCCACGCCCAAGGGCGTGATGCTGACCCACGGCAACCTGCTGCACAACTCCAAGCTGATCCAGCATGGCATCCAGTCCAGCGCCGACAGCCAGGGCGTGATCTGGCTGCCGCCGTACCACGACATGGGCTTGATCGGCGGGATTTTGCAGCCGCTCTACGCCGGATTTCCCGTCACCCTCATGTCGCCGCTGGCCTTCTTGCAGCGTCCAATGCGCTGGCTGGAGGCGATCTCGCGCTATCGCGGCACCATCAGCGCCGGGCCGAACTTCGCATACGATCTGTGCGCGCGCAAGATCACGCCGGAGCAGCGCGCGACGCTCGATCTGCGTAGCTGGCAGGTGGCGCTCAACGGCGCGGAGCCGATCCGCCCGGATACGTTGGAGCGCTTTACGGCGGCGTTCGCGCCTGCTGGCTTCCGGCGTGAGGTCTTCTACCCCTGCTACGGCCTGGCCGAGGCCACGCTGATCGTCTCCGGCGGCGCTATGCCCGCAGCGCCGATCGTGCGAGCGTTTGCCAGCACAGCCCTTGAGCGCCATGAGGTCATCGCCCCCGCCCACGAGGCCGAGGCGCGTCCGCTGGTCGGCTGCGGGCAAAGCCTGATCGACCAGCAGATCGCGATCGTCAATCCGCACACGTGCGAGCGCAGCGCGTCCGACGAGGTCGGCGAGATCTGGGTAGCGGGGCCGAGCGTCGCGCAGGGCTACTGGGATCGTCCGGAGACGACCGCGCAGACGTTTGGCGCGCGAATCGTGGGCAGCGGCGACGGCCCGTTTCTGCGCACCGGCGACCTGGGCTTTCTCCACAACGGCGAGCTCTTCGTCACCGGACGGCTCAAAGATCTGATCATTATTCGGGGCCGCAATCACTACCCGCAGGACATCGAGCTGACCATCGAGCAGAGCCACCCGGCGCTGCGTCCCGGCTGCGGTGCGGCCTTTGCGATCGACATCGACGACGAAGAGCGCCTGGTTGTCGTGCAGGAGGTCGAGCGCCAGCACCGGCGGGCAAGCATCGACGAGGTCGCCGCAGCGGTGCGCCAGGCGGTCGCCGAGCAGCACGAGGTACAGATCCACGCGCTGGTGCTGCTCAAGACCGGCAGCCTGCCCAAAACGTCGAGCGGCAAGATCCAGCGCCACGCCTGCAAAGAAGGCTTCTTGAGCGACACACTGGACGTGATCGCCAGCAGCATCCTCGACGAAACCGCCGTGGTCGCGGCTCCCGCCGACGATCTCGACCGCGAGACTCTGGCTGCGCTGCCCGACGATCGGCGTCAGGCCCGGCTCGTCGCCTACCTCCAATCGCAGGTCGCGCGCGTGCTGCGGATCGATCCGGCGCAGGTACAGCCGCAGCAGCCGATCAGCGCGCTTGGCCTCGACTCGCTGGGCGCGGTCGAGCTGCAACATACGATCGAGGCCAGCCTGGGCGTCATCGTCTCGATGACCAGCTTCCTCCAGGGGGCGTCGCCTGTGGATCTGGCCGATGAGATCGCGCGCGAGCTTGGCACACCCGGCGAGACGGCACTGGCTCTCGTGCCCAACACCGAGGAGCAGCGGCTCTCACCGGGCCAGCGCGCCCTGTGGCTGCTGCACCAATTAGCGCCCGACAGCGCCGCGTATAACATTCCCAGCGCGGCGCGGATTCGCGGCCAGATCGATCTCGCGGCGCTGGAGCGAGCCTTCCAGCAGCTCTGCGATCGTCATCCGATGCTGCGCGCAACCTTCAGCGCGCCGCGCGGCGAGCCGCTCCCGCACATCCACGAGCAGCCGGTCAGCTTCACGGTCGAGGATGCCGCAGGCTGGAGCGAGGCCATGCTGGAAGAGCGCCTGCTCGTCGAGTCGCATCGTCCGTTCGACCTGGCGCGCGGCCCTGTGGCGCGGGTGCGGATCTTTGTCCGCTCGGAGCAGGAGCACGTGCTGCTCTTTGTCGTGCATCACATCGTCGCTGATCTCTGGTCGCTGGCGGTGCTGACGGAGGAGCTTGGCCTGCTCTACGCGGCGGAGACGCAGGGAGTGAGCGCGCTTCTGCCACCGCTCCATCTGCGCTACACCGATTATGTGTACTGGCAGCAGCGGATGCTGGCCGGAGCGTCGGGCGAGCGTCTGTGGCGCTACTGGCAGCAGCAGGTAGCGGATGCGCCCACGGTGCTCAACCTACCGACCGATCGACCGCGTCCGCCGGTGCAGACCTACCGGGGCGGCATGCATGCGTTCGCACTCAGCGCGGCGCTCACCCGGCGGATCAAAGCGCTGGCCGAGGTGGAGCGCGCCACGCTCTACACCACGCTGCTGGCGGCGTTTGGCGTGCTGCTCTACCGCTACACCGACCAGGACGACATCTTGATCGGCTCGCCGACCGCCGGACGCAATCGAGCCGAGCTGGCGAGCCTGATCGGCTACTTCGTCAATCCGATCGTGCTGCGCGCGCGGCTGGCGGGCAATCCCTCGTTCCAATCGCTGCTCGCGCAGGTGCGGCAAACGACCCTGGACGCCTTCGAGCACCAGGACTACCCATTTGTGACGCTGGTCGAGCGCCTTCAGCCGATCCGCGACCTGAGCCGCTCGCCGCTCTTCCAGGTGATGTTCGCCTGGCAGAAGGCGCATGTCCGCGACCACGAGGGCCTGACGGCGTTTGCGCTGGGCGAGCCAGGATCGCGCATGAACGTCGGCGGGCTTGAGTTCGAGTCGCTGGCGCTGGAGCAGCGCGTGGCCCAGTTCGATCTCTCGCTGGCGATGGGCGAGGCCCACGACCGGCTGGCGGCATCGCTTGAGTACAACGCCGATCTCTTCGACGCCGCGACGATCGAGCGCATGGCGACTCATCTCACGACGCTGCTTGATGCGATCGTCGCCGATCCGACTCAGCCGATCGCCGATCTGCCGCTGCTTGGCGCTGACGAGCGCGCGATGCTGCTCGACACATGGAACGGCACGGCCTGTGACATTCGCGCCGCGTGCGTCCACAGCCTGTTCGAGGCGCAGGCCGCGCGCACGCCCGCCGCTACAGCCGTGATCTACGAGGAGCACGTGCTGAGCTACGGCGAGCTCAACGCTCGCGCCAACCAACTGGCCCACACACTGCGCGGCCTCGGCGTCGGCGGGTGCCCTCAGGGCGAGACGCTGGTCGGCCTGTGCGTCGAGCGCTCGCTGGACCTGATGGTCGGCGTGCTCGGCGTCCTCAAGGCGGGCGGCGCGTATGTGCCGATCGATCCGGCCTATCCCCAGGAGCGCATCGAGCATATCCTGCGCGATGCCGGAGCGACGCTGCTGCTGACCCAATCGCAGCTTCGGGAGGACATGCCGACGGCAGCACGGGTGCTGTGCCTCGACTCGGACTGGCCGACGATCGCCGACAAGCCCGTGCAGAATCCGGCCAATCTGACGATGCCCACCAACGCCGCCTGTGTGATCTACACCTCAGGCTCGACCGGACGGCCCAAGGGCGTGGTGATCCAGCACGACAACATCGCCAATCTGGTCGCGTCGTTCGAGCGCAGCTACCAGCCCGGCACGGACGACCGCATGCTGCCGCTGACATCGCTGGCCTCGGCGAGCTTCGTCGGCGAGATCTTCCCGCCGCTGTGTACCGGCGGCGCGCTGGTGCTGCCCAACACCGTCGAGGCGCTGGACTTCGAGCTGCTCTTCACGCTGATCGCGCGGCACAACGTCTCGATCGTCAGCACCGTCCCGGCGATGATGGCCCGGCTCAACGCGCAAAAAGACGCGCTGCCACGGCTGCGGCTGATCCTCAGCGGCGGCGAGGCGCTGGCGCTGGGCGAGATCGATCGGCTGCTGACGACGACCACGATCGCCAACGGCTACGGCCTGACCGAGACGACGATCTGCTCGACCTTCTACCACCTTGAGCCGGATCGCGCCTATGCCAGCGGCAACATCCCGATCGGCAGGCCGGTGATCAACACGCAGGTCTATATTCTGGATCGCCAGCTTCAGCCCAGGCCGGTCGGTCAGCCCGGCGAGCTGTACGTCGGCGGAGCAGGGATTGCGCGCGGCTATCTGCACCATCCCGATCTGACCGCCGCGCGCTTCGTGCCGCATCCGTTCGCAGCGGGCGAGCGGCTTTATCGCACGGGCGACCTGGCGCGCTGGCTGCCGGAGGGCCAGATCGAGTACCTGGGCCGCATCGACCATCAGGTCAAGATTCGGGGCTTCCGCATCGAGCTGGGCGAGATCGAGGCCGTGCTGGGGCAGCATCCCGCCGTGCGCGAGGCGGTGGTCGTCGTGCGCGAGGATACGCCGCCCGCAGGGGGGCACCCGCAGAAACGGCTGGTAGGCTATGTGGTACAAGAACAAGGGAACAAGGGAACAAGGGAACAAAAGAACAAAGACGCGGGTGCCCTCTGGGCATGGGCACCCGGAACAAAGAACAAAGGAACTGGGCACGCGGAACCTGAAACGTGGAACGCGGAACCTGAAACGTGGAACGTGGAACTCCGAACCTACCTGAAAGATCGATTGCCCGACTACATGCTGCCTGCGGCGTTTGTCGTGCTCGACGCGCTGCCGCTCACGCCCAACGGCAAGGTCGATCGCGGCGCGCTGCCGGTGCCCGACGCGCTGCGGCCTGAGCTGAGCGCCGACTACGTCGCGCCGCGTAGCGAGGTCGAGCGGACGATCGCGGCGGTCTGGCAGGAGGCGCTCAACCTGCCCACGGTCGGCATCCACGATAACTTCTTCGACCTGGGCGGCCACTCGCTGCTGCTGGTTCAGGTCCACAGCAAGCTGCGCGAGTCCTTCGCCGAGCTGGCACTGATCGATCTGTTCAGGTATCCGACGATCAGCGCGCTGACCAATCACCTGAGCACGAGCGGACAGGCACAGGCTGTCGTCCTCGACGAATTTCAGGAGCGCGCCCGGAAACAGCGCGAGACTCGCGATCGGCGCAAGCGGCTGCTGAGCAACAGCTAA
- a CDS encoding FMN-binding negative transcriptional regulator, whose protein sequence is MYLPASFEVQDPAKLRAVMRAFSFATLISVVDGVPFASHLPLLLRESPASPHGVLVGHLARANPHWRHFLPDREALVIFQGPHSYISPSWYAASPAVPTWNYVTVHAYGTPQIRDDAAWLSAQLQELIQTYEADLPTPWPGLLPDAYRQQLMKAIVGFELPIARLEGKFKLGQNRSPADQQGVYAALRQSASPDARALARFMPGECALDLPVEV, encoded by the coding sequence ATGTATCTTCCTGCTTCGTTTGAGGTTCAAGATCCCGCCAAGCTGAGAGCCGTCATGCGTGCGTTTAGCTTCGCGACGCTGATCTCGGTAGTCGATGGCGTGCCGTTCGCCAGCCACCTGCCGCTGCTCCTGCGCGAATCGCCCGCGAGTCCGCATGGAGTGCTGGTCGGTCATCTGGCGCGGGCCAACCCGCACTGGCGGCATTTCCTGCCTGATCGGGAGGCGCTGGTGATCTTCCAGGGGCCGCACAGCTACATCTCGCCCTCCTGGTACGCAGCCTCGCCCGCCGTGCCCACCTGGAACTACGTGACGGTTCATGCCTACGGCACGCCGCAGATCCGCGATGATGCCGCATGGCTGTCGGCGCAGCTTCAGGAGTTGATCCAGACCTATGAGGCCGATCTGCCCACGCCGTGGCCGGGCCTGCTGCCGGATGCGTACAGGCAGCAATTGATGAAGGCGATCGTCGGGTTCGAGCTGCCGATCGCACGGCTGGAGGGCAAGTTCAAGCTGGGCCAGAATCGCTCGCCAGCCGATCAGCAGGGTGTCTACGCGGCGCTGCGGCAGAGCGCCAGTCCCGACGCTCGCGCTCTGGCGCGGTTTATGCCCGGTGAGTGCGCGCTCGATCTGCCGGTCGAGGTATAG
- a CDS encoding GNAT family N-acetyltransferase: protein MEQDAAQRNLSIRRAAAADVAEIVRLLADDPLGSQREAYRQPLPQAYYDAFREIDADAHQELVVAERDGAVIGTLQLTFIPGLSFQGGKRALIEAVRVDRRYRNQQIGERLLRWAITRAREEGCCLVQLTTNASRADAHRFYERLGFVASHVGMKLDLR, encoded by the coding sequence ATGGAGCAAGACGCAGCGCAGCGTAACCTGAGCATACGACGAGCAGCCGCAGCGGATGTGGCCGAGATCGTGCGGCTGCTGGCCGATGATCCGCTGGGCAGCCAGCGCGAAGCCTACCGCCAGCCCCTACCACAAGCCTACTACGACGCCTTTCGCGAGATCGATGCCGACGCGCACCAGGAGTTGGTGGTAGCCGAGCGTGACGGCGCGGTGATTGGCACGCTGCAACTGACCTTTATTCCTGGCCTGTCGTTTCAGGGCGGCAAGCGAGCGCTGATTGAGGCGGTGCGCGTCGATCGGCGGTATCGCAACCAGCAGATCGGAGAGCGGCTCCTGCGCTGGGCGATTACGCGGGCGCGCGAGGAAGGATGCTGCCTGGTGCAGTTGACGACGAATGCCAGCCGCGCGGATGCTCACCGCTTTTACGAGCGCCTGGGCTTCGTCGCTTCGCATGTGGGCATGAAGCTCGATCTTCGGTAG